One stretch of Halobacillus litoralis DNA includes these proteins:
- the trmL gene encoding tRNA (uridine(34)/cytosine(34)/5-carboxymethylaminomethyluridine(34)-2'-O)-methyltransferase TrmL, whose translation MPNHIVLFQPEIPANTGNIARTCLATNSELHLIRPLGFSTDDKMVRRAGLDYWHKVNVNYYDSIQELYDAFPEGEFYFIENFGTKSYVDFDFSDVEQDLLFVFGRESDGIPKNLLEGLEDRCLRIPMTDQVRSLNLSNTASIILFEALRQQGHPNLIK comes from the coding sequence ATGCCTAACCATATTGTACTCTTTCAACCGGAAATCCCGGCAAATACGGGCAATATCGCCCGTACATGTCTTGCTACAAATTCGGAACTCCACCTGATACGTCCCCTCGGTTTTTCGACAGACGATAAAATGGTCCGCCGTGCAGGGTTGGACTATTGGCATAAGGTCAATGTGAATTACTACGATTCCATTCAAGAACTTTATGATGCATTTCCTGAAGGGGAATTCTACTTTATTGAGAATTTCGGTACGAAATCTTACGTGGATTTTGACTTTAGTGATGTCGAGCAGGATTTGCTGTTCGTTTTCGGGCGTGAAAGTGACGGGATTCCTAAAAACCTGTTAGAAGGGTTGGAGGACCGTTGTTTAAGAATACCGATGACGGATCAAGTGAGATCACTAAATTTATCAAATACAGCCTCTATCATTCTTTTTGAGGCTCTGAGACAACAAGGGCATCCGAATTTAATCAAATGA
- the lipA gene encoding lipoyl synthase has product MAKNQEYIRKPEWLKIKINTNKSYTGLKKLMRDKKLNTVCEEARCPNIHECWSERKTATFMILGDTCTRGCRFCAVKTGLPNELDWGEPERVADSVEIMGLKHVVVTAVARDDLNDGGAAVFAETVKAIRRRVPGCTVEILPSDMKGDYESLHTLMDGEPDIFNHNIETVRRLTKKVRARAMYDRSLELLKRVKEIRPNTPTKSSIMVGLGETKEEIVEAMDDLLAHNVDIMTIGQYLQPTKKHLNVERYYHPDEFEELKKIALEKGFKHCEAGPMVRSSYHADEQVNATSAQRRIKYMQGYESQGKELDTTNF; this is encoded by the coding sequence CAAGAGTACATAAGAAAACCAGAATGGCTGAAAATCAAAATTAATACAAACAAATCCTACACTGGCTTGAAAAAGCTGATGCGTGATAAAAAACTCAACACCGTATGTGAAGAAGCGCGTTGTCCAAACATTCACGAATGCTGGAGTGAACGCAAAACGGCTACATTCATGATTCTTGGAGATACTTGTACACGAGGATGCCGCTTCTGTGCGGTTAAAACAGGTCTCCCTAACGAATTAGATTGGGGCGAACCAGAACGTGTCGCTGATTCTGTAGAAATCATGGGACTTAAACACGTCGTCGTTACCGCTGTAGCACGTGATGATTTAAATGATGGTGGTGCAGCCGTTTTCGCTGAAACGGTGAAAGCGATCCGCCGCCGTGTCCCAGGATGTACCGTTGAAATTCTCCCTTCTGATATGAAAGGGGATTACGAGAGCCTCCACACACTTATGGATGGTGAACCGGATATATTCAACCACAACATTGAAACCGTACGCCGCCTGACGAAAAAAGTGCGTGCTCGCGCTATGTATGATCGATCTCTAGAACTGTTGAAACGAGTAAAAGAAATCCGTCCGAATACACCTACAAAATCAAGCATCATGGTCGGACTAGGAGAAACAAAAGAAGAAATCGTTGAAGCCATGGACGACCTTCTCGCACACAACGTAGACATCATGACAATTGGTCAATACTTACAACCGACGAAAAAGCACTTAAACGTTGAACGTTATTATCACCCTGATGAATTTGAAGAGCTTAAGAAAATTGCTCTTGAGAAAGGATTCAAACACTGTGAAGCAGGTCCAATGGTACGTTCTTCCTATCACGCCGATGAGCAAGTAAATGCCACATCTGCTCAGCGTCGTATCAAGTACATGCAGGGATACGAATCTCAAGGAAAAGAACTAGATACGACAAACTTCTAA